The Armatimonadia bacterium genome has a segment encoding these proteins:
- a CDS encoding MazG nucleotide pyrophosphohydrolase domain-containing protein, giving the protein MKISEFQQLIRDLYFAKDNGRGLDATFLWFVEEVGELSRALKRGTAQEQAEEFADVLAWLTTMASIQGIDLEAVAKAKYEHGCPKCGHTPCDCG; this is encoded by the coding sequence ATGAAGATCAGCGAGTTTCAGCAACTCATCCGCGACCTCTACTTCGCCAAAGACAACGGTCGGGGCCTGGACGCCACCTTCCTGTGGTTTGTGGAGGAAGTCGGCGAGCTCTCCCGAGCGCTGAAGCGCGGCACAGCCCAGGAGCAGGCCGAGGAGTTCGCCGACGTCCTTGCCTGGCTGACGACCATGGCCAGCATCCAGGGCATCGACCTGGAGGCCGTGGCGAAGGCCAAGTATGAACACGGCTGCCCCAAGTGCGGTCATACTCCCTGCGACTGCGGGTAG